From Haliaeetus albicilla chromosome 15, bHalAlb1.1, whole genome shotgun sequence, a single genomic window includes:
- the CLN5 gene encoding bis(monoacylglycero)phosphate synthase CLN5 translates to MGAARHYRRPLLPLPLPLLLLLAAAWGPCFSGELRSPQRRWPVPYRRFDYRPKTDPYCQARYTFCPTGSAIPVMKEEDVIEVYRLQAPVWEFKYGDLLGHLKIMHDAVGFKSSLTGKNYTMEWYELFQLGNCTFPHLRPGMDAPFWCNQGAACFYEGIDDAHWKENGTLVLMTTISGTMFNEMAKWVKYDNETGIYYETWTVQASPDKKSTVWFDSYECSKFILRTYQKLADLGAVFKKIQTNYTSIILFSGEPIYLGNETSIFGPLGNRTLAAAIRDFYYPFKPHRTVGEFFVDLLKIIDRVILNHQFYLFYNLEYWFLPMKFPYLKIVYEEVPLPIGSKTSFGV, encoded by the exons ATGGGCGCCGCCCGCCACTACCGGCggccgctgctgccgctgccgctgccgctgctgctgctgctggcggcgGCTTGGGGGCCGTGTTTCTCGGGGGAGCTCCGCTCCCCGCAGCGGCGGTGGCCGGTGCCTTACAG GCGCTTTGATTACCGTCCAAAAACTGATCCTTACTGCCAAGCTCGTTACACCTTCTGTCCCACTGGCTCTGCCATTCCAGTTATGAAAGAGGAGGATGTCATTGAAGTGTATCGATTACAGGCTCCAGTATGGGAATTCAAATATGGAGACCTACTGGGACATTTG aaaattaTGCACGATGCTGTGGGTTTCAAGAGCTCTCTAACGGGCAAAAACTACACAATGGAGTGGTATGAGCTCTTCCAACTTGGGAACTGCACATTTCCACATCTCCGGCCTGGCATGGATGCACCATTCTGGTGTAACCAGGGAGCTGCCTGCTTTTATGAAGGAATAGATGATGCACactggaaggaaaatggaaCTTTAGTTCTCATGACCACAATATCAG GAACCATGTTTAATGAAATGGCAAAATGGGTAAAATACGACAATGAGACTGGCATTTACTATGAGACCTGGACAGTTCAAGCAAGTCCCGACAAAAAATCAACAGTATGGTTTGACTCTTATGAATGCTCTAAATTTATACTGAGAACATACCAGAAGCTAGCTGACTTAGGAGCTGTATTTAAGAAGATACAAACAAACTATACGAGCATAATTTTATTCAGTGGAGAACCTATTTATTTGGGAAATGAAACATCTATTTTTGGACCACTAGGAAACCGGACATTGGCAGCAGCTATAAGAGACTTCTACTATCCATTCAAACCTCATCGGACAGTTGGAGAGTTTTTTGtggatcttttaaaaataattgatcGTGTCATCTTGAATCATCAGTTTTACCTCTTCTATAACTTGGAATACTGGTTTTTACCTATGAAGTTCCCTTATCTCAAAATAGTTTATGAAGAGGTCCCTTTACCTATTGGAAGCAAAACATCCTTTGGTGTATAA